agtgttttgttgacaacatttttttttttttgaatttgttttttatatattatttttatttatttttaaaatttattttgaaaaaataatataatttgcaagttatttggtttccttaattaaaagatactaaatttaaaatgataattttctattggttggtgaacctaaaggttcaccctagggggtgaacccaagaataattctaaaaaaacaGCAATACTGTAATTTTTTTCTACAATACTGTAATTTTGAGAACAAGAACAATTAATGATCTGTCTCTAAAATATTAATGGCAACAGTAGTCTTTCCTTGTTATTTCGTACCTAGGAAAGATTCATATTTATCAACGGAAACATGTTTTTCTGTGTTTGAAACTGAGAGTCCGTGACTTGACTGATTTGAGATTTTATCAAACAACGATGCAAGTATAACGTATTGCATTGAATGACTGAAATATATAGGCTTCGAAGATTAGCTGCGGATTGAGTAGTGCGAGACAAACGATTCAATTGCAGTACaattttaacagttataaaaacgtatagataaatgatatatgcagagatttttgttattgttagTTGCGGTGCGGTGCGGTTCGTAACATTCGAAGCCATAGTCTTCTTCTAAGTATACATATGTATgcctttataatttatatgtataccttatacatatatatgccTTTATACTATGTGGAATAATATTGACCACAAAAGAAAATggaaatgtaaaataatattatcaacTAAAAAGAAAGGCCAGAGATGAAAAAGTACATCAGATCTGGAATATGTCTTCTTGGCGCTACAAAAAATAATGTCCCACTTGACTTTTGTCCCATTGATACGCAAGTGGCAAATGTCACCTATTCAACTCGAGTGGAATAATCATGTGCGGTGTATTCCACGCGCTAAAAGTAGGGCTTGAGGGATTTATATGGGGTTGCTCGGCCCGGTAAGTGTACAATTAGGTTAGAACCAATTGTTTGCTTTAAGACAATTAAGGCCCATTAATAAATGGCTGTTGGGAAATGGAAAGCTGAGTTTAACAATTTACTGGGAGTTCCAAAACCCATTTATGTTATACctcaaaataaacatattttgcACTCCAAAAATGCATCTTACACCATCTGGTAAGTTTGTCATGTTCTGTTCAAAAGATTCACTAGATCTAATAATATACTATTTTGTTCATACAATGTAACTCAAACATTTGTTCTGTTTTGCTCTgtaatttctttatttattgtaaTCTGGACCTTTTCTCCACTTTTTCTTGTTCACAATCTCGATTTAAAGTACTTAAATCCTAGAGTATATACTAGTCTGCAAATCTTATCATCGCAGCTAGAAGACACAGAACGATAAGATCTCATAAACATTTTATATGTTTGTAAAGAAACAAAACACAGGAAAATGTTTTTCTTATGCCTTTTAACAGCTACCAGTCATGTTgttactaattttattttaaatgttaaattttttaattcaaaaacttttttacatGTTGTTTGGAAAAGCTCGAAGCTAAACCGACACAAAACTATATGAATCAAAATCTCAGGATACGATACAGGAACAACATGTAATGTCCTCGTATCTTGGTCATAACATCACCCCCATTCAACAAAGTTACAATAACCCTTCAAAATACCTTCAGTTATGACCAAACATTCAATGAAAGTGCATGCCGAACAAAAATATGACTCCACCATTTTGTTAATTCCTATGTAATTCTAAACTCGAGAAACATGTTCACAACCCAAACCACTATATTTTGAACTACTTTATGGGGCTAACATATTCACATATTGTATAAGTAGATGAAATTCCAACCTAAAACAATTAGTTACAAGTAGATTGGCCCTAACcatttatatatatctattaattCTTCACCTATCTATGTGAGACTTTATTCATTAACACTCTCTCTCATGCTCAAGCATGAACAATCGTGGGAACAACATCCACAAGGTAGATCAACATCGGGTGCCTCTAATACCATGATAAATTTGGAGAAAACCTAAGTAGTGTAATAGCTTATCCCATCTTATTCTTTAGCCATATATATGCTTAtttatacaaattatataactTTTCTAATAAGTTCTTACATAATAGAATAAGAAACCTAATCAATACATTAATGCTACTAATTTCTTAATagttatatgaaaatatattctaGGCGATCTCGTAATCTCCGAGATCTCCTAAAAATAGAAATCAagattaattataaaatcatcCTAATACAGTAGAATCAACTTATGGATATCAACAAATTCTTACTCgggcaaacaaaaaaaattagccaTATAAGAGCAGCTCCAACGTGGGAATCTAACAAgagttcttaatttttaacataaaagaaaaattaacataattaaGATAGAGAACATACAAAAGTTTTAATCTAAGACATTTAAGAACCGATTAGTAACTTTATAAGACAGTGTCAATCAAACAATGTTTGAACATGTTATAATattaatacttttatttttgtaaaaactgTCACAGATTCTAACCGTTAAGgcgttaatcatgctctaacaaATTTCTTTGCAGAATGTATCTGGAAAGATAAAAAGACATAAGATCATCATGGgatatagtattacaacaacAAAGTGCGTGAAGCAAGGATCACGTTGACTGAAAGAGACAAAAAGCAGAATCATGCGTGGGAGAGGGAACCAAAACAAAACTGTAAAACCAAATGCTTGAAACTACAGCAAcatgataaatgttttttactACTCTCAACCATTGTGGATGCGTAGCTTACCGAGAGCTTCAGTCAGCATCATGGTTTGTAACTGAGACGGTATTATGGGAGCTGGTGGCTGAGTTTTGTAAATCTGAGCACAAACTGTATCGTCATCCAGGTGGTCAATGTTATAGATGTGATCATCTCTAAGGACAGCTTCACTTGATGTTTGTACCGAGGGATCAACTGGTTTGGGTGGAGGGTACAACTCTGGAGCTAGAGGGCTGCTGGTGCGGACCATTGGGAAATCAACTTGGTGGGTGTTTAAAACGGGTTTGGGTGGAGGAGGGTAAACATGTGAGGAAAACTCTGGGGCTACAGGGATGCTGGTGTGGGCCATTGGGAAATCAACTTGGTGGGTGTTTAAAACGTTGTTGTGTTTCACAGGGGGTGCTTGAACGTGCCTTGAACTGTACTGATCAACTGGACTGTAATAGATTGGGTATGGCTGTGGCGGGAGTTGATACTGTAGGTGGTTTGTCTGATGGTATGTTGTGGCAGGCAATGTCATAGGTGCGGTTCCAGTAATGTAAGGCTGTCCAGTGTAAACGACATGGGTATGCTGTTGTTGAGCTTGGTTCAGATATGGTGGATACCCGGTAACTGGGACTTGAACTGGAACTGGTTTGTTTAGCTCAGCCTCGTACATGTTTGAAGATAATTTGTTTTCCAAAACATGAGGACGTGTTGGTAGCTCGTGAGAAGAGTTTTGGGGGACGGCACTTGAACTAAACGCGATTAGAGGactggcttcttcttctctgcAAATATATACAATCGTTAGAAACACAATATAACTCAAATTCATATACTTATAATACATATGCAGCCTAAGAAGATGCTCTAACACAAGGTCCTTACACACTAGCAAACAAGAAAAACTGCTGATTCCCTAGCCTATGAACTCATTCCACATTTCATGCAATATCGAAGAAGATCTATATTCATCAACAGAACCACTCCAAcatcatgttttctttttccaCATTACTTCAAGAATATCACCCATATATAAACTAGCTCTATAGTAATATGACACTCATCTCGGCATTCGGAAGAGATGCAAAGATTTAAAAggctataaatattttaagataaatcttttatttttattttacaatttgaACCAtgaaatttatgtatattaatttttcaaa
The window above is part of the Brassica napus cultivar Da-Ae chromosome C3, Da-Ae, whole genome shotgun sequence genome. Proteins encoded here:
- the LOC106441491 gene encoding uncharacterized protein LOC106441491, producing MTTVYSASATVTEGTKVSPRRSNNNGRNGKLRVICRYGGNIVSQRYVGGDTRIVALPHAAETSFATLVSHLAATLGVSYDFKVKYQLPDQELDSLISVATDEDVQIMMEEHGYLTCEPSSAPKTRIRLFLFPSKTSEGGGASQGGLARCKAVADTDWLGREESKPVLTHPKTETWFVDALKSAEMMLTAGRDHSGDVNGQESMTQETSSNLGSTSSSASSSNLPPVKRSGEGISQVKYSPVESVTREEEASPLIAFSSSAVPQNSSHELPTRPHVLENKLSSNMYEAELNKPVPVQVPVTGYPPYLNQAQQQHTHVVYTGQPYITGTAPMTLPATTYHQTNHLQYQLPPQPYPIYYSPVDQYSSRHVQAPPVKHNNVLNTHQVDFPMAHTSIPVAPEFSSHVYPPPPKPVLNTHQVDFPMVRTSSPLAPELYPPPKPVDPSVQTSSEAVLRDDHIYNIDHLDDDTVCAQIYKTQPPAPIIPSQLQTMMLTEALGKLRIHNG